A stretch of the Vigna radiata var. radiata cultivar VC1973A chromosome 7, Vradiata_ver6, whole genome shotgun sequence genome encodes the following:
- the LOC106767336 gene encoding protein kinase PINOID isoform X2 codes for MPDPGGGERHSEASSETLNSSMLGSSMSSESICSTSFSRLSFDLLPPSPESLSLKPHRSSDFAYSAIRSAAFCRKAALTFRDFHLLRRIGSGDIGTVYLCRLRNRQFNSPVEDEEDEECCLYAMKVVDKDAVALKKKSQRAEMERKILKMLDHPFLPTLYAEFEASHFSCIVMEFCSGGDLHSLRFKHPHNRLPLSSARFYAAEVLVALEYLHMLGIIYRDLKPENVLVRSDGHIMLSDFDLSLCSDAIPAVESSDPLHNPSPNALPHTYTQSHTPLPTRSHSFISPFSCFSNRGFRSRDMRVVEPNRLFVAEPVSARSCSFVGTHEYVSPEVASGRSHGNAVDWWSFGVFIYELIYGRTPYAGPSKEATLRNIVKKPLAFPTATPASCLELHARDLISGLLNKDPARRLGSKRGAADVKKHPFFKGLNLALIRMQTPPLVPGSRRTKTTSLYPVKESFLETLWENSK; via the exons ATGCCAGACCCTGGTGGTGGTGAACGTCATTCCGAGGCCAGTTCCGAGACTCTCAATTCTTCCATGCTTGGAAGCTCCATGAGCAGCGAGAGCATTTGCAGCACTAGTTTCAGCCGTCTTTCCTTCGATCTCCTCCCGCCCTCGCCGGAGAGTCTCTCCCTTAAGCCTCATCGCTCCTCCGACTTCGCCTACTCCGCCATTCGCTCCGCCGCCTTCTGCCGCAAGGCCGCTCTCACCTTCCGCGACTTCCACCTCCTCCGTCGCATCGGCTCCGGCGACATCGGCACCGTCTACCTCTGCCGCCTCCGAAACCGGCAATTCAACAGCCCCGTAGAAGACGAGGAGGATGAAGAGTGCTGTTTGTACGCGATGAAGGTGGTGGACAAAGACGCAGTGGCATTGAAAAAGAAGTCGCAGAGAGCGGAAATGGAGAGAAAAATCCTGAAGATGCTGGACCACCCGTTCCTTCCTACTCTCTACGCGGAGTTCGAAGCTTCTCATTTCTCTTGCATCGTGATGGAGTTTTGCTCCGGCGGAGACCTTCACTCGCTGCGCTTCAAGCACCCTCACAACCGTCTCCCTCTCTCCTCCGCTAG ATTTTATGCCGCGGAGGTGCTGGTGGCGTTGGAGTACTTACACATGCTGGGAATCATATACAGAGATTTAAAGCCCGAAAACGTGCTGGTGAGATCGGACGGTCACATCATGCTTTCTGATTTCGATCTCTCTCTTTGCTCGGATGCAATCCCAGCCGTTGAATCCTCAGATCCCTTACACAATCCATCGCCAAATGCATTACCTCACACATACACTCAAAGTCACACTCCCCTTCCCACTCGCTCGCATTCTTTTATCAGTCCATTCTCCTGCTTCTCGAACCGGGGTTTCCGGTCTCGTGACATGCGAGTCGTCGAACCGAACCGGCTCTTTGTAGCCGAACCGGTTTCGGCCCGCTCCTGCTCCTTCGTCGGAACCCACGAGTACGTCTCGCCAGAGGTTGCCTCCGGCAGGTCGCACGGTAACGCCGTTGACTGGTGGTCGTTTGGAGTATTTATCTACGAGCTTATATACGGTCGCACGCCGTACGCAGGTCCATCGAAGGAGGCTACGCTACGGAACATCGTGAAGAAGCCCCTGGCGTTCCCCACAGCCACGCCCGCGAGCTGTCTTGAACTCCACGCGCGAGATTTGATATCCGGCTTGCTGAACAAAGACCCAGCGCGTCGACTCGGGTCGAAGCGTGGCGCCGCTGACGTCAAGAAGCACCCCTTCTTCAAAGGGCTGAACCTGGCGCTGATTCGCATGCAGACGCCGCCCCTAGTGCCTGGCTCGAGAAGGACCAAAACGACGTCGCTGTACCCCGTGAAGG AAAGCTTTCTGGAGACACTATGGGAGAATTCTAAATGA
- the LOC106767336 gene encoding protein kinase PINOID isoform X1 → MPDPGGGERHSEASSETLNSSMLGSSMSSESICSTSFSRLSFDLLPPSPESLSLKPHRSSDFAYSAIRSAAFCRKAALTFRDFHLLRRIGSGDIGTVYLCRLRNRQFNSPVEDEEDEECCLYAMKVVDKDAVALKKKSQRAEMERKILKMLDHPFLPTLYAEFEASHFSCIVMEFCSGGDLHSLRFKHPHNRLPLSSARFYAAEVLVALEYLHMLGIIYRDLKPENVLVRSDGHIMLSDFDLSLCSDAIPAVESSDPLHNPSPNALPHTYTQSHTPLPTRSHSFISPFSCFSNRGFRSRDMRVVEPNRLFVAEPVSARSCSFVGTHEYVSPEVASGRSHGNAVDWWSFGVFIYELIYGRTPYAGPSKEATLRNIVKKPLAFPTATPASCLELHARDLISGLLNKDPARRLGSKRGAADVKKHPFFKGLNLALIRMQTPPLVPGSRRTKTTSLYPVKGKSNSNNHHKQHETASFDFFF, encoded by the exons ATGCCAGACCCTGGTGGTGGTGAACGTCATTCCGAGGCCAGTTCCGAGACTCTCAATTCTTCCATGCTTGGAAGCTCCATGAGCAGCGAGAGCATTTGCAGCACTAGTTTCAGCCGTCTTTCCTTCGATCTCCTCCCGCCCTCGCCGGAGAGTCTCTCCCTTAAGCCTCATCGCTCCTCCGACTTCGCCTACTCCGCCATTCGCTCCGCCGCCTTCTGCCGCAAGGCCGCTCTCACCTTCCGCGACTTCCACCTCCTCCGTCGCATCGGCTCCGGCGACATCGGCACCGTCTACCTCTGCCGCCTCCGAAACCGGCAATTCAACAGCCCCGTAGAAGACGAGGAGGATGAAGAGTGCTGTTTGTACGCGATGAAGGTGGTGGACAAAGACGCAGTGGCATTGAAAAAGAAGTCGCAGAGAGCGGAAATGGAGAGAAAAATCCTGAAGATGCTGGACCACCCGTTCCTTCCTACTCTCTACGCGGAGTTCGAAGCTTCTCATTTCTCTTGCATCGTGATGGAGTTTTGCTCCGGCGGAGACCTTCACTCGCTGCGCTTCAAGCACCCTCACAACCGTCTCCCTCTCTCCTCCGCTAG ATTTTATGCCGCGGAGGTGCTGGTGGCGTTGGAGTACTTACACATGCTGGGAATCATATACAGAGATTTAAAGCCCGAAAACGTGCTGGTGAGATCGGACGGTCACATCATGCTTTCTGATTTCGATCTCTCTCTTTGCTCGGATGCAATCCCAGCCGTTGAATCCTCAGATCCCTTACACAATCCATCGCCAAATGCATTACCTCACACATACACTCAAAGTCACACTCCCCTTCCCACTCGCTCGCATTCTTTTATCAGTCCATTCTCCTGCTTCTCGAACCGGGGTTTCCGGTCTCGTGACATGCGAGTCGTCGAACCGAACCGGCTCTTTGTAGCCGAACCGGTTTCGGCCCGCTCCTGCTCCTTCGTCGGAACCCACGAGTACGTCTCGCCAGAGGTTGCCTCCGGCAGGTCGCACGGTAACGCCGTTGACTGGTGGTCGTTTGGAGTATTTATCTACGAGCTTATATACGGTCGCACGCCGTACGCAGGTCCATCGAAGGAGGCTACGCTACGGAACATCGTGAAGAAGCCCCTGGCGTTCCCCACAGCCACGCCCGCGAGCTGTCTTGAACTCCACGCGCGAGATTTGATATCCGGCTTGCTGAACAAAGACCCAGCGCGTCGACTCGGGTCGAAGCGTGGCGCCGCTGACGTCAAGAAGCACCCCTTCTTCAAAGGGCTGAACCTGGCGCTGATTCGCATGCAGACGCCGCCCCTAGTGCCTGGCTCGAGAAGGACCAAAACGACGTCGCTGTACCCCGTGAAGGGTAAAAGCAACAGCAACAACCATCATAAACAGCATGAGACGGCGTcgtttgattttttcttttga